One genomic window of Solanum stenotomum isolate F172 chromosome 9, ASM1918654v1, whole genome shotgun sequence includes the following:
- the LOC125876550 gene encoding premnaspirodiene oxygenase-like — MDFQHLVFFFLFISFLFLLIQKWRKPKTRLPPGPWRLPIIGSVHHLTSGLPHQVLKKLSQKYGPIMYLQLGEVPTVVVSSSHMAKQILKTHDLAFASRPETMMGKIICYNCKDIAFSPYGDYWRHMRKLTVLELLSAKMVKSFSPIRQVELSNLLSSIRSMDLNLPINLVEKLLWFMNAATCRSAFGNVCKDQRELITLIHQAQSLSGGFELADLFPSKKYLHGISGMESKLMNARYKIDAVLDNIINVHKENHANGKKCNSESATEDLIDVFLRVMESGQFPVSLTNDNIKAVILDMFVAGSDTSSSTVIWALSEMMRNPNIMAKAQAEVREVFKGTKTCDDDVDLENLSYLKLVIKETLRLHPPTPLLVPRECREETKIDGFTIPLKSKVMVNVWAIGRDPENWENPECFIPERFENSSIEFTGNHFEFLPFGAGRRICPGIQFGLALITLPLAHLLCNFDWKLPEGISASNLDMTEANGISARREKDLYLIATPYVSPLH, encoded by the exons ATGGATTTTCAACACTTGGTTTTCTTCTTTCTATTTATATCCTTCCTCTTCCTTCTAATTCAAAAATGGAGGAAGCCGAAAACCCGGCTTCCTCCAGGCCCATGGAGGCTACCTATTATTGGAAGTGTGCATCACTTGACAAGTGGATTACCACATCAAGTTCTCAAAAAGTTATCTCAAAAATATGGTCCTATCATGTACTTACAACTCGGGGAAGTTCCTACCGTAGTTGTATCCTCCTCACACATGGCCAAACAAATCCTAAAAACTCATGACCTAGCTTTTGCATCTAGGCCAGAAACCATGATGGGAAAGATTATTTGTTACAATTGTAAGGACATTGCCTTTTCACCCTATGGTGATTACTGGAGACATATGCGTAAGTTGACTGTCCTTGAGCTACTTAGTGCCAAGATGGTCAAGTCATTCAGCCCTATTCGACAAGTTGAGCTTTCAAATCTCCTATCATCCATTAGATCAATGGACTTAAATTTGCCAATCAACTTAGTTGAAAAACTTCTATGGTTTATGAATGCCGCGACATGTAGGTCAGCATTTGGGAATGTGTGTAAAGATCAACGTGAGTTGATAACATTGATTCATCAAGCACAATCATTATCTGGTGGATTTGAGCTGGCTGATTTGTTTCCTTCGAAAAAATATCTACATGGGATTAGTGGCATGGAATCTAAACTAATGAATGCTCGTTATAAGATTGATGCAGTCTTGGACAACATTATCAATGTTCATAAAGAGAATCACGCAAATGGAAAAAAATGTAATAGTGAGTCTGCAACTGAAGATTTGATCGATGTTTTTTTAAGAGTCATGGAGAGCGGTCAATTTCCAGTTTCCCTGACAAATGACAACATAAAAGCAGTTATTCTT GATATGTTCGTAGCAGGATCTGACACATCATCTTCAACGGTTATTTGGGCATTATCAGAAATGATGAGAAATCCAAATATCATGGCAAAAGCACAAGCTGAAGTGAGAGAAGTATTTAAGGGAACGAAAACATGTGATGACGATGTTGACCTTGAAAATCTTAGTTACCTCAAGTTAGTGATCAAAGAGACGCTTAGGTTACATCCTCCAACTCCTTTGTTGGTCCCGCGAGAATGCAGGGAGGAAACAAAGATAGATGGATTTACTATACCGTTAAAAAGCAAAGTCATGGTTAACGTATGGGCAATTGGAAGAGATCCCGAGAATTGGGAAAATCCTGAATGTTTCATACCAGAGAGATTTGAGAATAGTTCTATTGAGTTTACTGGAAATCACTTTGAGTTTCTTCCGTTTGGTGCTGGAAGACGGATTTGTCCAGGAATACAATTTGGTTTAGCTCTTATTACTCTTCCATTAGCCCATTTGCTTTGCAATTTTGATTGGAAACTTCCAGAAGGAATTAGTGCAAGTAATTTGGACATGACTGAGGCAAATGGAATATCTGCTAGAAGAGAGAAAGATCTTTATTTGATTGCTACACCCTATGTATCTCCTCTCCattaa